CTTCCCGATTTCGTTCTTTGAGCAACGACCGTAGCGGACGATCTACACCGCGTCTAAACAAGGCCCAGAGTATGTATTCAGTGTCTCGTCCGTGTTGGTCTCACACCACAATCGGTCGACTCACTCCTCACGAAGGTATGCGGACGCCTCACGGCGTCCCGCGCCTAACAGGAGGACGCCGAGAGCGACGAACCAGACGATCTGGGTAAGCCCGAAGATGCCCCCGCCGATCTCACCGAGTGCTGGAATCGCCGAGATGATACCTGCAGTCCCGACCACGAGCCCGAAGTAGTTCACCAGTCGGTGGAGCGCCCGCGTCCGTAGCGCCACCACGCTCACGAGTAGCGTCCAGAGGCCGCCGATAATCTCGTTACCGCCGCCCAACCCGTCGATGACCGGACTAACTGCCAGCCAGACCGTCGTCGCCTGCGTCGGGTCGGTACTGTAGAGGTCAACGACGACGCCCGTCGCGAGGCTGGCAATCATCCCGCTGGCGATGACGAGGCCGGCCCAGATGAGCCCGAAAGCGGTCGTCGCGCGCATCAGCATCGGTGCGTCGGCTTTGAGATGCTCGTGAAGCGCCAGAACGAGCGCCACCAGTACGATACCGAAGACCACGTAGATGAGCAGGTACATCGCGTACAGACTCGTCTCGTTCGCGACGAACAGTTCGACCTGTTGGAGCGCCCCGGTGACGCTCGCAAAATCGAGGATGACGAGGAAGTACGCGATACCGGCCACGTAGATGGCCGCCTCGGTGAGCGCGGCCAGACCTCCTACACGAAGATAGTTCCACCGACTCACACCGGTCGGCCGCTCAATACTTTCGACTGCTTGGTTAGTAGACGACGCCATTTTTATCGCTGATGTTACAGTAGTCGTCTGAGAAGATAGTCGTGTCGAGGGTTTTTCATCCGACAGTCAGACTGCTCTTCGTTCGCACGACTGCCGCAGGATACGCTCGTCGTCGTACTCAACGGTCGGCAAAAAAGCGTCACGACAAACTGAGCGCAACTGGGCAGCGGACTACCTGAGCGGATTTCGACCGAGCAATGTCCCAATCCTGGCGAGCGCACTCAGGAGGGGGAGCTGAAGCCACCACGGAATCCCTGCAAGACGCACGTCCTCCCGGTAGTGAGAGAGCACCGCCGCCACCGCGAATAGATCCGGTCGGCCCCCTGCCCCGGCCTCGTAGAGCGCTCGAATCGCGGATTCGAACTCGCCGGGCGGGCGGAGCGTCGTCCGAACGACGAGGATGTCGTCGTCGCGGTTTCGGATACTGTGGGCCTCTCCGGGTGCGATGGTCAGCGATTCGCCGGGAAGCAGGACGTGAGAGTCACCGCGAACCGTCACGTTGGCCCGACCCGCCATCACCTTCGAGCGTACCTCCGACTGTGGGTGCAGACGGGCGGGTCCGCTATCGGTTCCCGGCGGAAGAACGCCGTCCATCATCAAGTACGCCCCCTGTTCATCGACACCGCGTTCGAGGAACGTGATACGTGCTCCCGTCGACAGATCCTCGGCTGTGCTTGGATATCCGACTGAATCGTTCTCTGAGGGATCACCTGGTACCATCGACTGATGTTCGTTCGAAAATCGGCTCATCCGGTTCAATAGTGCTCCAGCGGTCGTAACCATTCCGTACGTGCTGTTCGCTGGCTGGATGTGGCCTTCCTCCTACGGACCCTCGTCCCGTTGAGTCTATTCCCGGTAGCGACTCTTCGAGCGTTCCCCCAGTAGCGGCCTAGGAGATACAGAGGCCGAAGTGGGAAATGGGATTCATTGTGGACCTCCGATCCGTGAAGATCAGAATAGTAGCCCCACGGAGAGCGTCAGTGACAGGGTGTTCGCCCACGAGAGGCTGCAGCTAGTATTTGACTGTTGTCGACGTTACTACATGCATGGCCCACATCCTTACTGTGTTCGGAACCGGCGAGGGACAGACCGAAAAGATAGCCGACAGCATCACGGAGGAATTCAGAGCCCGTGGCCACGAGGCAACGACGGTAAACGTCGCGGAGATCGATTCCGAACTCGATATCGACGAGTTCGACGCTGTCTTGATCGGTGCGTCGGTCCACTATGGAAGACAACAGAAGTCGGTGAGGCAGTGGGTTAAAACGAACCGCGACGTGCTGGTGCGAACGCCGAACGGGTTCTTTCAAGTCTCCGGTGCGTCCGGGGCGAAAAACGACGAGGGGCTCGCAGAGGCGACGGGATACCTCGACAAGTTTATCGACGCCACGAACTGGCAGCCCGACAGAATCGCCCTCTTCGGCGGCGCGCTACGCTTCTCAGAGTACGGGTTCCTCAAGCGAGCGCTGCTGAAGTTCATCGTGAGAAACCAGGAATTCGAGACGGACGAGTCGGGAGACGCCGAGCTCACCGACTGGGAATCGGTCGTATCGTTTGCCGGCGAGTTCGCCGTGTTCGTCGAGGAACGACTGGGCGAAGCGGTCGAAGCAGACTGAGGACCGACAGTAAGCGACCGGTTGTCGTTCACGAACTGACACCAGGCGGCCACTGCTTCGGCTGAGACCAACTGAATAGGGAGAGGGCAGAAGTGCGACACATCTTGGGCCGACGAACCCAGTATCGGCTCAGTGGATGAACCATAGAGAGTGAGCGACTTGCCCTCCCTATGCAACAGTGCTTGTCTGAAACATCGAGGTTATAATCGGTATGCGAGATACAGACGCTATAGACAGCACGACACAGCCCTGTTTCCAGCTCCCCGGCGTCTCTCCGAATTTCCCTGATTAACCGATTACCCTGGTGGTCGCGACTGCATGCTTGGTGCCCCCCTCGAGAAACTGCAGGAAAGGTTATCTCCTCTGACACCCTTCCTATTTAGCAGTCCTTTCAGACGGTCCCTTGTGACCCGAGTACCATTCGACGGCGCTCCACCGCTCGGAGTCGTTCGGACAGGATATCCGGAGGCGTATCAATGGCAACCACGACAACCGAATCCGTCGAGACGCATCGACCACGTCGCATACGGCCCGTCTCGACTAAGACAACTGCACGAATCGCGGGACTGCTCTACATCCTGATTTTCGTTACTGCAGGCTTCAGCGAGGGGTTCGTCCGCGCCACGCTGATCGTCCCAGGCGATGCGGCCGCAACAGCCGCGAACATCCTCGCCTCGGAGGGGCTGTTCCGGCTCGGGGTGGTCAGCGACCTGATCGCCTTCTCGGCCGACGCCATCGTGGCCGTCCTGCTGTACGTCCTCCTCCGCCCGGTGAACAGGACCCTCGCGCTGGTGGCCGCGGCACTTCGGCTGGTCGCCCACCCCGCAATTGCGAGCATCAATATGCTCAACCAGTTCATGGCACTGCAACTCCTCACTGGTCCGGAGTACACGACTGTCTTCAGCCCCGAGCAACTGAACGCGCTCGCGCTGCTGTTGCTGACCGCTCACGGGTACGGCTATCTCATCGGTGGGATCTTCTTCGGATTCCACCTGATCGTGTTAGGGTACCTGCTCTATCAGTCCGAACTGTTCCCCGCGATCCTCGGCATTCTCGTCGTCCTCGCGGCGTTCGGCTACCTGACCGAGAGCTTCACGTTCCTGCTCGTGCCCGCCTACGAATCGTTCGCGTCGACGGTCGTCCTCGTGACGGCCGTCGTCGGGGAGATCGCCCTCGCACTGTATCTGGTCGTGCGGGGCGTCAGGCCACAACAACCGACGACGCCGGAGGCAGCCTGATGACCGCAGTGACACCCCAGGAGAGTTCAGCGGCGATCACGACCGACGTGGAAGCCACCACCATGCATGCAATCGTTCAGTCGGAATACGGTGGCCCCGAGGTACTGGAATTCGCCGACGTTGAGCGGCCCACGCCGAATCCGGACGAAGTCTTGGTACGCGTGGTTGCTGCCTCCGTTGGTGCAGGCGACTGGCACCTCATGCGTGGTGAACCGTTCCTCATCCGTCTCATCTACGGTGGCTACCGCCGACCGAAGTTCCCGACCCCCGGTGTCGACATCGCAGGGCAGGTCGAAGCAATCGGCCGAGACGTCACCGACTTCGAGCCGGGCGACGAGGTCCTCGCTGACCTCTCCGAACACGGATTCGGTGGCTTCGCAGAGTACGTGTGCGTCCCAGCGAACGCGGTCGTCTCGAAACCCGAGACTGTCTCCTTCAGGACCGCAGCGGCGATTCCGACGTCGGCCGTCGCCGCCCTTCAGGCGCTTCGTGATGCCGGCGAACTCCAGTCCGGCGAGCACGCCCTCATCAACGGCGCGTCCGGTGGCGTGGGGACATTCGCGGTGCAGATCGCCAAGTACCTCGGCGCCGAGGTAACGGCGGTGTGCAGCACCGCGAAGATGGAACTGGTCCGCTCGATTGGTGCGGACCACGTCGTCGACTACACCGCGGAAGACGTCACCACCACCGGGAACCAGTACGACCTCATCCTCGACACGGCGGGATCGCATTCGATGCGGTCCTACGGACGTATCCTCACGCCGATGGGACGGTACGTCATGGTTGGCGGTCCCACGAGACGATTTGTCGCGGCGATGGCGCTCGGGCCAGTGCTGTCGGCACTCGGGCGGCGACGGTACTGTGGGTTCTCTCTGAAGCCCAACCCCGACGACCTGCGATTCCTCAGTGGACTCCTCGAATCAGGCGATCTCACGCCCGTCATCGATCAACGGTATCCGCTGAAACAGGTCCCCGACGCGATCCGCGATCTCGAAGCAGGCCGTGCGACAGGGAAACTCGTAATCACCGTCGAATGACACTCGCATCCCATGGGTCTGCTCAACCGGTGGTCTGTATTGGGTGATTCTACTGAGTTGTTTTAATCGCAACTACGTGCGAGATGTGCGTGCTGTATCTCGCACAGTGTTTCTGACAGCGAGCATAGAATACACAGAGAAATACGGATTATATCGCTAATCCCTATAGCTCGCTCTTATCGGCCTGTCTCACGCCGCAACTGTGCGCATCGCGCACTCTGTGAGAGTACTTGCGTTCAGTCCGCCTTCTTCGCTTAGATGCCGTCGGTTGCCGACCTCATCGACCCCGCGTTCAGGCTGTTCACGGTTGCCGAGCTGACGGCCCGGTACCTCTCACTGACCTTGCTGGTCATCGGGCTCATCGGCTATTTCACCGCGAGGACGAACTCCCGCAGGGCGGTTCGATATCGTGGGATGATCACTGGCTCGGCTGCGGCGCTGGTCGCGATTATCGGCCTCTCTGCGTTCTACGATCTCGTCGCGTTCGTGATGGGTGGCTCCGGATTTCTCCCGCCTGGCTGGCCCTACGGGTCGGCCGGTAGCGCTGGGTTGCTCCCGATCGCTCAGGCCGCTTCGGGGATGTTGTCGTACATTGGCCTCGCGTGCTTCTCGCTCGGGGCCGCGCTATGGGCGGCGGGGACACCTCGAGGACGGACGTGGACCCGCGGCTATCACGGGATCACGTGGGGGCTCGCGATGATCGGCGTTTCGATGGGGGGGCTCCTGTTCACAGTCATCGCTGGTGTCTTTGGGATTTGACCACCCCCGCTCGTCATTAAACGTCAGAACTGGATTTGAACTCGATCTGATCACCAGCAGAAGGAATCTCGTGGTCGGATATCGGTTAGATCCGACCCCGCTCGACTGGTCTGTACTCAGCGTTGAGTTCCTCTGCGGTTGCGAACTCGACTTGGTCGAGAAGCTCGTTCACCGCCTCGTCGTAGGACTGCCGATCAAGCAGATTTCGATTACTGAACGCACGGAGTCGGTCGCGCGTGTTCTCTTTCACGGGGATTGAGTACCGGCTCATCGCGAGCACTCCCCGGGGTTGTTCGTCGTCCCAGATGTGTCTGGTCGTGTCATGGCGGTCACTATCGGTCGGCTACAAGTCGGGACCGCAACTACTTGCTCGTCTCTATGCGAGAGGGTAACAAGCATAACTGTTTCCCTCAACCCCACATAGAACCCACCAAACACTGATATACGCGCACCTGTGCGTCCGACGCAACCGTGCGCGAGGCGTAAGATTGCGACTTAC
This portion of the Halogeometricum sp. S3BR5-2 genome encodes:
- a CDS encoding cupin domain-containing protein, translating into MVTTAGALLNRMSRFSNEHQSMVPGDPSENDSVGYPSTAEDLSTGARITFLERGVDEQGAYLMMDGVLPPGTDSGPARLHPQSEVRSKVMAGRANVTVRGDSHVLLPGESLTIAPGEAHSIRNRDDDILVVRTTLRPPGEFESAIRALYEAGAGGRPDLFAVAAVLSHYREDVRLAGIPWWLQLPLLSALARIGTLLGRNPLR
- a CDS encoding flavodoxin domain-containing protein, yielding MAHILTVFGTGEGQTEKIADSITEEFRARGHEATTVNVAEIDSELDIDEFDAVLIGASVHYGRQQKSVRQWVKTNRDVLVRTPNGFFQVSGASGAKNDEGLAEATGYLDKFIDATNWQPDRIALFGGALRFSEYGFLKRALLKFIVRNQEFETDESGDAELTDWESVVSFAGEFAVFVEERLGEAVEAD
- a CDS encoding DUF4386 domain-containing protein encodes the protein MATTTTESVETHRPRRIRPVSTKTTARIAGLLYILIFVTAGFSEGFVRATLIVPGDAAATAANILASEGLFRLGVVSDLIAFSADAIVAVLLYVLLRPVNRTLALVAAALRLVAHPAIASINMLNQFMALQLLTGPEYTTVFSPEQLNALALLLLTAHGYGYLIGGIFFGFHLIVLGYLLYQSELFPAILGILVVLAAFGYLTESFTFLLVPAYESFASTVVLVTAVVGEIALALYLVVRGVRPQQPTTPEAA
- a CDS encoding NAD(P)-dependent alcohol dehydrogenase, translating into MTAVTPQESSAAITTDVEATTMHAIVQSEYGGPEVLEFADVERPTPNPDEVLVRVVAASVGAGDWHLMRGEPFLIRLIYGGYRRPKFPTPGVDIAGQVEAIGRDVTDFEPGDEVLADLSEHGFGGFAEYVCVPANAVVSKPETVSFRTAAAIPTSAVAALQALRDAGELQSGEHALINGASGGVGTFAVQIAKYLGAEVTAVCSTAKMELVRSIGADHVVDYTAEDVTTTGNQYDLILDTAGSHSMRSYGRILTPMGRYVMVGGPTRRFVAAMALGPVLSALGRRRYCGFSLKPNPDDLRFLSGLLESGDLTPVIDQRYPLKQVPDAIRDLEAGRATGKLVITVE